A window of the Cicer arietinum cultivar CDC Frontier isolate Library 1 chromosome 6, Cicar.CDCFrontier_v2.0, whole genome shotgun sequence genome harbors these coding sequences:
- the LOC101500015 gene encoding uncharacterized protein isoform X1, protein MSGCNKSPKNDQQSIKYWWIQHGGKSSNTTDLSRIDCSPSLSNNENKQCYRSSQLKSPEILSTPQLISAIGQLWDSASRPLSFSLPKENVKQDDKGNPNEKILGHIHEKRNGVVTSNNTNYYSVNPRATCFGSQIVQEKLDFPTVRQKMLILESSYGSQDDIHSLYQRFLHASDKNSNAYFNEVELGSENVYCWMNRNAPSELKCHVKVTEPENLKTNYLVAKDCISVDTTASANESEAPSIPNNVVRNTKEVNPLGSDYFLQAVSDSQMDVGVCHTLSSSIFADYHINSLATCDSASVQCQCKIDDNDLMEIQRRHLSDISHDEPKAQIFSATHQKPCHSLAKQEHAFSGALAGICVSFCLHPVDTIKTVIQSCRAEQRSIFYTGKSIVSDRGFPGLYRGLTTNIACSAPTSAVYTFTYESVKAALLPYLPKEYYSFAHCVGGGCASIATSFIFTPSERIKQQMQVGSHYRNCWDVLVAIIRNGGLYSLYAGWRAVLCRNIPHSVIKVGGGGSHEELFYTYESLKQVMPSSSIQSHTFQTLVCGGLAGSTAALFTTPFDVIKTRLQTQIPGSRNQYDSVFHALYKISKTEGLKGLYRGLTPRLIMYVSQGSLFFASYEFFKSAFSLDASLPTGL, encoded by the exons ATGTCTGGATGCAATAAATCACCTAAAAATGATCAACAATCAATCAAATATTGGTGGATTCAACATGGAGGGAAATCCTCTAATACTACTGATCTTTCTCGCATCGATTGTTCGCCTTCTCTATCCAATAACGAGAATAAGCAATGCTATAGAAGTTCTCAACTAAAGTCCCCTGAGATACTGAGCACGCCTCAGCTCATCTCTGCAATAGGCCAGTTATGGGATTCTGCTAGTCGCCCACTTTCATTTTCCCTCCCAAAGGAAAATGTGAAACAAGATGATAAAGGAAACCCAAATGAGAAAATTCTGGGTCACATTCATGAGAAAAGAAATGGCGTGGTTACTTCAAATAACACCAATTACTATTCTGTTAATCCGAGGGCTACTTGCTTCGGTTCACAAATTGTACAGGAAAAATTGGATTTCCCTACGGTAAGACAGAAGATGTTAATACTTGAATCTTCTTATGGAAGTCAAGATGATATTCATTCTTTATACCAAAGATTTTTGCATGCAAgtgataaaaattcaaatgcaTATTTTAATGAAGTGGAACTTGGGAGTGAAAATGTGTATTGTTGGATGAATAGGAATGCTCCTAGTGAGCTAAAATGTCATGTAAAGGTTACTGAGCCTGAGAACCTGAAAACTAATTATCTGGTTGCCAAGGACTGCATTTCAGTAGACACGACTGCATCAGCTAATGAAAGTGAAGCTCCATCAATACCTAATAATGTGGTTCGGAACACAAAAGAAGTAAATCCTCTTGGTTCAGACTATTTTCTTCAAGCTGTGTCGGATAGTCAAATGGATGTTGGTGTTTGTCATACCCTTTCTTCTAGTATCTTTGCAGACTATCATATTAACTCTTTAGCTACCTGTGACAGTGCTTCTGTGCAGTGCCAATGTAAGATTGATGATAATGATTTAATGGAAATCCAAAGAAGACATTTATCAGATATAAGTCATGATGAACCTAAGGCTCAGATCTTCTCTGCAACCCATCAGAAGCCTTGTCATTCCCTAGCCAAGCAAGAACATGCTTTTTCTGGGGCGTTGGCTGGAATTTGTGTCAGCTTTTGTCTGCATCCTGTTGACACGATCAAGACAGTCATTCAGTCGTGTCGTGCAGAACAGAGGTCCATCTTTTACACTGGCAAATCAATTGTTTCTGATAGAG GTTTTCCTGGACTATATCGTGGACTTACTACAAACATTGCATGTTCCGCTCCAACTTCTGCAGTTTATACATTCACGTATGAATCAGTTAAAGCAGCTTTACTTCCTTATCTTCCAAAG GAGTATTACTCTTTTGCACATTGTGTGGGAGGTGGTTGTGCAAGCATTGCCACATCTTTCATTTTTACTCCTAGTGAGCGAATAAAGCAGCAGATGCAAGTTGGGTCTCATTACCGTAACTGCTG GGATGTATTGGTTGCAATTATCAGAAACGGTGGTCTTTACTCCCTTTATGCAGGTTGGAGAGCTGTACTGTGCCGAAACATTCCTCATTCAGTTATCAAG GTGGGAGGGGGAGGATCACATGAGGAATTG TTTTATACATATGAAAGCTTGAAGCAAGTGATGCCATCTTCTAGTATTCAATCCCACACATTTCAGACT TTAGTGTGTGGAGGATTAGCTGGATCTACTGCTGCTTTATTCACAACTCCGTTTGATGTGATCAAGACAAGATTACAGACACAG ATTCCTGGATCAAGAAATCAATATGATAGTGTGTTTCATGCCCTTTACAAAATTAGCAAGACTGAAGGTTTGAAGGGACTATACAG GGGGTTGACTCCAAGGTTGATTATGTACGTGTCTCAAGGATCGTTGTTCTTTGCTTCATATGAATTTTTCAAGAGTGCATTTTCTTTGGATGCATCACTTCCCACTGGTTTATAA
- the LOC113787055 gene encoding uncharacterized protein gives MGKELELDLNDKSSEGLSPNTVLPPQQYCVNVKKRSKKGKLTGKDEVFTIKEDFAEIKFARFRSSSCKSRLSRPHGLEGDPETRRVSMYQISEEVKNIQKMEGRKKIEFSRRSDISFSSSIVDSLCGSDDEDSRQRPSNMSQHSNSGSPYVSRSSACQEPDNSNGFIEICMHSDVKNKKSTSVERRGSVNFKSKSDEVADSIMNGNFLLQKDKVHLLQKSLSAKVKSFHLLPPLESNFSSRASAKVRVNPITKRMNHFTKSKSLRSPLSHIVETNEEKSNETANMISNRTYQKYLLNDLSNTGKHSDIISEFINREIQYSGIASSPVHLHGNLKVENKHGMPFFEFKVKCPEDVFLAKTCRVGNGFNWVYNFHSIDNNRKKSNATVLESHDLDKDFSIVAKMLVSSNLCSEQEDNVFDNSMVTEFVLYDLSHSRHSVSSEKKLFCEQDAFKTQKASRVGSEEETFKIVEDKPLSGNVESGDSHSFPLLPTESCSNLEIAAIVMEIPFSKRESLKYKRGDRVYGKESSNISNLCAVVDQRRKSLHDRKIHEQFKVVMPTGYHGLPNAECRGPSSLLDRLRHGGGCDCGGWDMACPLVLLGNPSIQFAEDHSLLEEYQPLELFVQGAKESSPTFSMKMIEEGHYAVDFHAKLSTLQAFSICVAILHGTSSSRGARHEKNQKLSQCSSLKMLLEEDVECFFKSIASEKKTVFKTPKGIPRSYVTNPPFSPIARV, from the exons ATGGGGAAAGAGCTGGAGTTAGACCTCAATGACAAATCTTCTGAAGGTCTGAGCCCGAATACCGTTCTTCCACCTCAGCAATATTGTGTGAATGTTAAGAAGAGATCCAAAAAAGGAAAACTTACAGGAAAAGACGAAGTTTTTACCATAAAGGAGGACTTTGCAGAGATTAAATTTGCACGATTCCGAAGTTCGTCGTGTAAGAGCCGTCTTTCTAGACCTCATGGATTGGAAGGTGATCCAGAAACAAGGAGGGTTTCCATGTATCAGATTTCAGAGGAAGTAAAAAACATACAGAAAATGGAGGGAAGGAAAAAGATAGAATTTTCAAGGAGGAGTGACATCTCTTTCTCAAGTAGCATTGTTGATTCTTTATGTGGTTCAGATGATGAAGATTCCAGGCAGAGACCTTCAAATATGTCTCAGCATTCGAATTCAGGTTCACCGTATGTTTCCAGGTCCTCGGCTTGCCAAGAACCTGACAATTCAAATGGATTTATTGAGATTTGCATGCATTCAGATGTTAAGAATAAAAAATCTACCTCAGTAGAACGGAGAGGTTCCGTAAATTTCAAGTCCAAAAGTGATGAAGTTGCTGATTCTATTATGAATGgcaattttcttcttcaaaaggACAAAGTTCACTTACTACAGAAGTCACTCTCTGCTAAGGTGAAATCCTTTCACTTGCTACCTCCTTTGGAAAGCAATTTCTCATCGAGAGCGAGTGCTAAAGTGCGAGTCAACCCAATCACGAAAAGGATGAATCATTTCACGAAGTCAAAATCTTTGAGAAGTCCACTGAGTCATATCGTGGAAACTAATGAGGAAAAATCAAATGAGACAGCAAACATGATAAGCAACAGGACTTATCAGAAATATTTGCTGAATGACTTATCTAACACCGGAAAGCATTCCGACATTATTTCTGAGTTTATCAACCGAGAAATTCAGTATTCAGGTATAGCATCTTCACCGGTTCACCTGCATGGTAATCTCAAGGTGGAAAACAAACATGGAATGCCTTTTTTTGAGTTCAAGGTGAAATGTCCTGAAGATGTTTTTCTGGCCAAGACATGTAGAGTAGGTAATGGTTTCAATTGGGTATATAACTTTCATTCGAttgataataatagaaaaaagaGCAATGCCACTGTGTTGGAATCTCATGATCTTGACAAAGATTTCTCCATAGTAGCAAAGATGTTAGTTTCTAGTAATTTATGTTCTGAACAAGAAGACAAcgtatttgacaactctatggTGACAGAATTTGTGTTGTATGATCTTTCACACTCGAGACATAGTGTTTCTTCCGAAAAGAAGTTATTTTGTGAACAAGATGCTTTCAAAACTCAAAAAGCTTCGCGTGTTGGATCGGAGGAAGAAACTTTCAAGATAGTTGAAGACAAGCCTCTATCAGGCAATGTTGAGTCTGGTGATTCACATTCTTTTCCTTTGTTGCCTACTGAATCCTGTTCAAACCTCGAAATTGCTGCCATTGTCATGGAAATTCCGTTTTCCAAGAGAGAAAGCTTGAAGTACAAGAGAGGGGATAGAGTATATGGTAAAGAAAGTTCCAACATAAGCAATCTTTGTGCAGTGGTTGATCAGAGAAGAAAGAGTCTTCATGACAGAAAAATCCATGAACAGTTCAAGGTGGTAATGCCAACTGGATACCATGGTTTGCCAAATGCTGAATGTCGAGGTCCCTCATCGTTACTTGATCGGTTGAGACACGGCGGAGGTTGTGACTGTGGTGGCTGGGACATGGCTTGTCCCCTTGTACTTTTAGGCAATCCTAGTATTCAATTTGCTGAAGACCATTCACTTCTAGAGGAATATCAACCATTGGAACTTTTTGTTCAG GGAGCAAAAGAAAGTAGTCCAACTTTCAGCATGAAAATGATTGAAGAGGGTCATTATGCTGTTGATTTTCATGCAAAGTTATCCACATTACAAGCATTCTCCATCTGTGTTGCCATTTTGCATGGAACTTCATCCTCCAGAGGTGCAAGGCACGAGAAAAACCAGAAGTTATCTcaatgcagttcattgaaaatGCTTCTTGAGGAGGATGTAGAGTGTTTTTTCAAATCGATTGCATCCGAGAAGAAGACTGTGTTCAAGACTCCAAAAGGAATTCCTAGATCCTATGTGACGAACCCACCTTTTTCTCCTATTGCACGAGTATAA
- the LOC101499500 gene encoding kinesin-like protein KIN-14J, producing MQWEQEGGAKGGTDNLNVFPWESVNQIEEGSQLAPVIKWINAVLPYFNLPLETSEEELRACLRDGSVLCRVLDNLVPGSLEGSDSLNEPVCVQRFLVALDELGLSGFELSDLDQGSMVPVLQCLENLKAHFAYNAARENIQSCSRKRWDQPDRTSLAETDSCLKDASKFQHVDDSAESDGIASIDQIGFKSNELFELKQGLHVDLSDAKLNKLLKSNNLDSVSTRFLFNIVNRILSDIFERKNGDIPQAQRAACLLRKILQVMESRFSNQAESMKNQNNLFKAREGKYQTKINALETLAVGTTEENEVVTGWFQQLKFSLQHEQTKFEEKKKLEEQDFSRLKKDKIQSEIEISALKQDLELAKRSHEEHVLQLELQASESKSEYERRIQELKCHLADARKQVKEMETFSESRYLNWRNKEHTYQSFLNQQFGAFKELKAVMKSVKDEVIKTKRSYLEEYKYFGIKLKGLAEAADNYHVLLTENRKLYNEVQDLKGNIRVYCRVRPFLSGQSQNHTTVEFIGDDGELIISNPLKQGKESRKLFKFNKVFGQATSQEEVFMDTRPLIRSVLDGYNVCIFAYGQTGSGKTYTMSGPSLSSKSDWGVNYRALHDLFHISQSRRNSIIYEVGVQMVEIYNEQVRDLLSSNGPQKRLGIWNTTQPNGLAVPDASMHSVNSMKDVLELMNTGLMNRATSATALNERSSRSHSVLSIHVRGTEVKTNSLLRGCLHLVDLAGSERVDRSEATGDRLKEAQHINKSLSALGDVIFALAQKSPHVPYRNSKLTQLLQSSLGGQAKTLMFVQLNPDVASYSETISTLKFAERVSGVELGAARSNKEGRDVRELMEQMASLKDALARKDEEIERFQLLKANNNGAKHGMISLRHASSSPRSSSPRRHSIGTPRPRNNLRLSGAKSLGVNEKVASDMDNSSEYSDKHSEAGSHQSVDDFRNKSSSLLVKLAREDIDQNFNEDIDLLRFGDADSEERLSDISDGGLSMGTETEGSICSIVEYTLFPDLEKAAETTPSRDTTSDNLLAQSTEKPIMPSKIPKAPQIQPKLQTRTSRLSLNRSTSKVSSSIKKPTVGSSSSVRPSKRWQ from the exons ATGCAGTGGGAACAGGAGGGAGGGGCAAAAGGGGGAACTGACAACTTAAATGTGTTTCCTTGGGAAAGTGTCAATCAAATAGAAGAAG GTAGCCAGCTTGCTCCTGTGATAAAATGGATAAATGCTGTGCTTCCTTACTTTAACCTGCCTTTAGAAACTTCAGAGGAGGAATTGAGGGCTTGCTTGAGGGATGGATCAGTATTATGCAGGGTTTTGGACAATCTGGTTCCTGGGTCACTGGAG GGAAGTGATTCTTTGAATGAGCCGGTGTGTGTTCAAAGGTTTCTTGTGGCCTTGGATGAACTGGGACTGTCAGGATTTGAATTGTCAGACCTGGATCAG GGATCAATGGTGCCTGTGTTGCAGTGCCTTGAGAATCTGAAAGCTCACTTTGCATATAATGCTGCACGAGAAAATATCCAAAGTTGTTCAAGGAAGAGGTGGGACCAGCCAGACCGAACATCCCTAGCAGAAACTGATAGTTGCCTCAAGGATGCTTCAAAATTCCAACATGTTGATGACTCCGCTGAATCAG ATGGAATTGCTTCCATCGATCAGATTGGATTCAAGTCTAATGAACTGTTCGAGTTGAAGCAAGGACTGCACGTGGATCTTTCAGATGCTaaacttaataaattattgaaatcaAACAATTTGGAT AGTGTCTCAACTCGATTTCTTTTTAACATAGTAAATAGGATCCTAAGTGATATATTTGAAAGGAAGAATGGAGACATACCTCAA GCTCAGCGTGCAGCATGCCTGTTGAGGAAAATTCTGCAAGTAATGGAGTCACGCTTTTCAAATCAAGCAGAAAGCAtgaaaaat CAAAACAATCTTTTCAAGGCTCGTGAGGGAAAGtatcaaactaaaataaatgCACTTGAAACCCTGGCGGTAGGGACAACTGAAGAGAATGAG GTTGTGACGGGTTGGTTTCAGCAGTTGAAG ttttctttgcAGCATGAACAAACTAAATTTGAGGAGAAGAAGAAACTTGAAGAGCAAGACTTTTCTcgattaaagaaagataaaattcAAAGTGAAATTGAAATTTCTGCATTGAAGCAAGATTTGGAATTGGCCAAAAGATCACATGAAGAACATGTTTTACAGTTAGAATTGCAAGCTTCTGAATCTAAATCTGAATATGAGAGAAGGATACAGGAACTTAAATGTCATCTTGCTGATGCGAGGAAGCAAGTGAAGGAAATGGAGACATTTTCGGAATCCAGATATTTGAATTGGAGGAATAAAGAGCATACCTATCAAAGTTTCTTAAATCAACAATTTGGAGCTTTCAAg GAATTGAAAGCTGTCATGAAATCTGTCAAAGATGAAgtgataaaaacaaaaagaagctACTTAGAGGAATACAAGTACTTTG GAATCAAGCTCAAAGGTCTAGCCGAGGCCGCTGATAATTATCATGTACTTCTAACAGAAAATAGGAAATTATATAATGAAGTTCAAGATTTGAAAG GAAATATCAGGGTATATTGTCGAGTTAGACCATTTCTTTCGGGGCAAAGTCAGAACCATACAACAGTTGAGTTTATTGGTGATGATGGAGAACTAATTATTAGCAATCCTCTAAAACAAGGAAAAGAAAGCCGCAagctttttaaatttaataaggTTTTTGGTCAAGCCACAAGTCAAG aggaAGTATTCATGGACACTCGGCCACTAATTCGTTCTGTTTTGGATGGGTACAATGTTTGTATATTTGCATACGGTCAAACTGGCTCTGGAAAGACTTATACCATG AGTGGACCTAGCCTATCATCAAAATCAGATTGGGGAGTCAACTATCGGGCACTTCATGATCTTTTCCATATCTCCCAGAGTAGGAGAAATTCTATCATTTACGAAGTTGGAGTTCAAATGGTTGAAATTTATAATGAACAAGTTCGTGATTTACTATCGAGCAATGGTCCTCAGAAGAG ACTTGGAATTTGGAATACTACTCAACCAAATGGGTTGGCTGTTCCTGATGCAAGTATGCATTCTGTGAATTCAATGAAAGATGTCCTTGAGTTGATGAACACTGGGTTGATGAATCGCGCAACTAGTGCCACAGCCTTAAATGAAAGAAGTAGTAGATCACACAG TGTTCTCTCTATTCATGTTCGAGGAACGGAAGTGAAGACCAACTCTCTGTTGCGTGGATGTCTGCATCTTGTGGATCTTGCAGGAAGTGAAAGAGTGGATCGTTCTGAAGCAACTGGAGATAGGCTTAAGGAGGCTCAGCATATAAACAAATCACTATCCGCACTTGGAGATGTTATATTTGCTCTGGCTCAAAAGAGTCCACATGTGCCATACAGAAATAGTAAATTGACTCAACTTCTACAGAGTTCGTTAG GTGGCCAAGCGAAAACTCTTATGTTTGTACAGCTTAATCCTGATGTTGCTTCATACTCTGAAACTATAAGCACCTTGAAGTTTGCTGAAAGGGTTTCTGGTGTTGAGTTAGGCGCGGCTCGTAGCAACAAAGAGGGAAGGGATGTGAGAGAACTTATGGAGCag ATGGCATCTCTCAAGGACGCTTTGGCAAGGAAGGATGAAGAGATTGAGCGGTTTCAGTTGCTCAAGGCTAATAATAATGGTGCAAAACATGGAATGATCTCACTAAGGCATGCGTCATCATCCCCAAGGTCATCATCCCCAAGGAGACATTCCATAGGGACTCCACGGCCCCGCAATAACTTGAGACTTTCTGGAGCAAAGAGCTTGGGAGTCAATGAAAAAGTAGCATCTGACATGGATAACAGCTCAGAGTACAGTGATAAGCATTCGGAAGCTGGTTCTCATCAATCAGTGGATGATTTCAGGAACAAGTCCAGTTCCCTTCTGGTGAAATTAGCTCGAGAAGACATTGATCAAAATTTCAATGAGGACATTGACCTCTTAAGATTTGGAGATGCAGATTCGGAGGAGAGATTAAGTGACATATCTGACGGTGGTCTTTCAATGGGAACAGAAACTGAGGGTTCAATCTGCAGTATTGTGGAGTACACTCTTTTCCCTGATCTTGAGAAGGCAGCTGAAACTACGCCATCTAGGGATACAACATCTGACAACCTTCTAGCTCAGAGCACGGAAAA GCCCATTATGCCATCAAAAATTCCCAAAGCTCCGCAAATCCAGCCAAAACTGCAGACAAGAACTTCTAGGTTATCATTGAACAGAAGCACCTCGAAGGTTTCGTCAA GTATTAAAAAACCCACAGTTGGTAGCTCGTCTTCGGTGAGGCCCTCGAAACGATGGCAATAG
- the LOC101498635 gene encoding uncharacterized protein has translation MCDRLGPNSQLREEEKMGDTVEEDNYREDPPNPNLESETGTLIINDTSFNNNIQSELFKAIEVVERDSFAIAQSFTSLFASLRLALSHSTATSLHHIQCFTDATGHLQESVLDAANKGNRYINSCLKLNEEMKSVDNLASQLKILRRHVDYLDSAVNKLLHVS, from the exons atgtgtGATAGGTTAGGACCAAATTCACAATTGAGAGAGGAAGAGAAAATGGGAGACACAGTGGAAGAAGACAATTACAGAGAGGATCCTCCCAATCCTAATCTAGAATCAGAAACCGGAACCCTAATCATAAATGACACCtctttcaataataatattcaGAGTGAATTATTCAAAGCCATTGAAGTTGTAGAGCGAGATTCATTCGCCATTGCACAGAGCTTCACTTCTCTCTTCGCTTCTCTCCGCTTAGCCCTCTCTCATTCCACCGCCACCTCACTTCATCACATTCAATGCTTCACCGACGCCACCGGTCACCTCCAGGAATCCG TCCTTGATGCAGCAAATAAAGGGAATCGCTATATAAATTCGTgtctcaa ATTAAATGAGGAAATGAAGAGCGTTGATAATTTAGCATCCCAACT aaaaatccTGCGAAGGCATGTTGATTATCTGGACTCGGCTGTTAACAAGCTTCTTCATGTCTCTTGA
- the LOC101500015 gene encoding uncharacterized protein isoform X2, with product MSGCNKSPKNDQQSIKYWWIQHGGKSSNTTDLSRIDCSPSLSNNENKQCYRSSQLKSPEILSTPQLISAIGQLWDSASRPLSFSLPKENVKQDDKGNPNEKILGHIHEKRNGVVTSNNTNYYSVNPRATCFGSQIVQEKLDFPTVRQKMLILESSYGSQDDIHSLYQRFLHASDKNSNAYFNEVELGSENVYCWMNRNAPSELKCHVKVTEPENLKTNYLVAKDCISVDTTASANESEAPSIPNNVVRNTKEVNPLGSDYFLQAVSDSQMDVGVCHTLSSSIFADYHINSLATCDSASVQCQCKIDDNDLMEIQRRHLSDISHDEPKAQIFSATHQKPCHSLAKQEHAFSGALAGICVSFCLHPVDTIKTVIQSCRAEQRSIFYTGKSIVSDRGFPGLYRGLTTNIACSAPTSAVYTFTYESVKAALLPYLPKEYYSFAHCVGGGCASIATSFIFTPSERIKQQMQVGSHYRNCWDVLVAIIRNGGLYSLYAGWRAVLCRNIPHSVIKFYTYESLKQVMPSSSIQSHTFQTLVCGGLAGSTAALFTTPFDVIKTRLQTQIPGSRNQYDSVFHALYKISKTEGLKGLYRGLTPRLIMYVSQGSLFFASYEFFKSAFSLDASLPTGL from the exons ATGTCTGGATGCAATAAATCACCTAAAAATGATCAACAATCAATCAAATATTGGTGGATTCAACATGGAGGGAAATCCTCTAATACTACTGATCTTTCTCGCATCGATTGTTCGCCTTCTCTATCCAATAACGAGAATAAGCAATGCTATAGAAGTTCTCAACTAAAGTCCCCTGAGATACTGAGCACGCCTCAGCTCATCTCTGCAATAGGCCAGTTATGGGATTCTGCTAGTCGCCCACTTTCATTTTCCCTCCCAAAGGAAAATGTGAAACAAGATGATAAAGGAAACCCAAATGAGAAAATTCTGGGTCACATTCATGAGAAAAGAAATGGCGTGGTTACTTCAAATAACACCAATTACTATTCTGTTAATCCGAGGGCTACTTGCTTCGGTTCACAAATTGTACAGGAAAAATTGGATTTCCCTACGGTAAGACAGAAGATGTTAATACTTGAATCTTCTTATGGAAGTCAAGATGATATTCATTCTTTATACCAAAGATTTTTGCATGCAAgtgataaaaattcaaatgcaTATTTTAATGAAGTGGAACTTGGGAGTGAAAATGTGTATTGTTGGATGAATAGGAATGCTCCTAGTGAGCTAAAATGTCATGTAAAGGTTACTGAGCCTGAGAACCTGAAAACTAATTATCTGGTTGCCAAGGACTGCATTTCAGTAGACACGACTGCATCAGCTAATGAAAGTGAAGCTCCATCAATACCTAATAATGTGGTTCGGAACACAAAAGAAGTAAATCCTCTTGGTTCAGACTATTTTCTTCAAGCTGTGTCGGATAGTCAAATGGATGTTGGTGTTTGTCATACCCTTTCTTCTAGTATCTTTGCAGACTATCATATTAACTCTTTAGCTACCTGTGACAGTGCTTCTGTGCAGTGCCAATGTAAGATTGATGATAATGATTTAATGGAAATCCAAAGAAGACATTTATCAGATATAAGTCATGATGAACCTAAGGCTCAGATCTTCTCTGCAACCCATCAGAAGCCTTGTCATTCCCTAGCCAAGCAAGAACATGCTTTTTCTGGGGCGTTGGCTGGAATTTGTGTCAGCTTTTGTCTGCATCCTGTTGACACGATCAAGACAGTCATTCAGTCGTGTCGTGCAGAACAGAGGTCCATCTTTTACACTGGCAAATCAATTGTTTCTGATAGAG GTTTTCCTGGACTATATCGTGGACTTACTACAAACATTGCATGTTCCGCTCCAACTTCTGCAGTTTATACATTCACGTATGAATCAGTTAAAGCAGCTTTACTTCCTTATCTTCCAAAG GAGTATTACTCTTTTGCACATTGTGTGGGAGGTGGTTGTGCAAGCATTGCCACATCTTTCATTTTTACTCCTAGTGAGCGAATAAAGCAGCAGATGCAAGTTGGGTCTCATTACCGTAACTGCTG GGATGTATTGGTTGCAATTATCAGAAACGGTGGTCTTTACTCCCTTTATGCAGGTTGGAGAGCTGTACTGTGCCGAAACATTCCTCATTCAGTTATCAAG TTTTATACATATGAAAGCTTGAAGCAAGTGATGCCATCTTCTAGTATTCAATCCCACACATTTCAGACT TTAGTGTGTGGAGGATTAGCTGGATCTACTGCTGCTTTATTCACAACTCCGTTTGATGTGATCAAGACAAGATTACAGACACAG ATTCCTGGATCAAGAAATCAATATGATAGTGTGTTTCATGCCCTTTACAAAATTAGCAAGACTGAAGGTTTGAAGGGACTATACAG GGGGTTGACTCCAAGGTTGATTATGTACGTGTCTCAAGGATCGTTGTTCTTTGCTTCATATGAATTTTTCAAGAGTGCATTTTCTTTGGATGCATCACTTCCCACTGGTTTATAA